In Dyadobacter sp. NIV53, a single window of DNA contains:
- a CDS encoding HAD family hydrolase produces MIEAAITITEGKIGVESIENILALGKELLDKDIELLDGVEDVLKALHGKYRLVMATKGDLLDQERKLNKSGLARYFHHIEIVSEKQEPEYRKLIKHLDIQPNQFLMIGNSLKSDILPVLNIGGHGFHVPFHTTWEHEKADANIDHQNFKALENIREVLDFIRV; encoded by the coding sequence ATGATTGAAGCCGCAATCACGATCACAGAAGGGAAAATTGGTGTTGAATCAATAGAAAATATTCTTGCTTTAGGAAAAGAACTTCTGGACAAAGACATTGAATTGCTTGATGGCGTTGAAGATGTGCTAAAAGCATTACATGGAAAATACAGGCTGGTAATGGCGACAAAGGGCGATTTGCTGGACCAGGAAAGAAAGCTGAACAAATCAGGATTGGCCAGGTATTTCCATCATATTGAGATCGTTTCCGAAAAACAGGAACCTGAATACCGTAAACTGATCAAACATCTGGATATACAGCCAAACCAATTTTTAATGATCGGGAATTCACTCAAATCAGATATTTTGCCTGTTCTAAATATCGGAGGACATGGGTTTCATGTGCCTTTTCATACAACCTGGGAACACGAAAAAGCAGACGCAAACATCGATCATCAAAATTTCAAAGCATTAGAAAATATCAGGGAGGTTCTGGATTTCATACGGGTTTGA
- a CDS encoding IS5 family transposase — translation MNKQFLELTDPQWEAILPFFNLKRKRKLDLRQVMNALLYVVRTGCQWRNLPAQWPNWQAVYYYFDKWKRNGLFERINRVVNQLDRKNQEREEYPSIFCIDSQSVKLSPGIFEDRGIDANKKVNGRKRQLLVDSGGRLWAAHVHAGNIGDGPAALALVPHILYYSDRLEKIYGDQAYNGVFAKNINEFGFDFEKASRPESAKGFVPVAKRWVVERSISWTNYFRRLVKDYEYTTSSSVAWLYLANTQLMLQRICLKNQT, via the coding sequence GTGAACAAACAGTTTTTGGAACTGACCGATCCCCAATGGGAGGCAATTTTACCATTTTTTAATTTAAAAAGAAAAAGAAAATTAGATCTTAGGCAGGTGATGAATGCCTTACTTTATGTAGTCCGAACTGGTTGTCAGTGGAGAAACCTTCCTGCTCAATGGCCAAATTGGCAAGCTGTTTACTATTATTTTGACAAGTGGAAACGTAATGGATTATTTGAAAGGATCAACCGCGTCGTTAATCAACTGGATAGAAAAAATCAAGAAAGAGAAGAATATCCTTCCATATTTTGCATTGATAGTCAAAGTGTTAAACTGTCACCAGGAATTTTTGAAGATCGTGGAATTGATGCAAACAAAAAAGTTAACGGGCGTAAAAGACAGTTACTTGTTGACAGCGGTGGTCGCCTTTGGGCTGCCCATGTCCACGCAGGTAATATTGGAGATGGACCAGCAGCTCTAGCACTAGTACCACATATTTTGTATTATAGTGATCGTCTTGAAAAAATATATGGAGACCAAGCGTATAACGGCGTATTTGCTAAAAATATAAATGAATTTGGTTTCGATTTTGAAAAAGCTTCCCGTCCAGAATCAGCAAAAGGATTTGTTCCAGTGGCAAAACGGTGGGTGGTAGAAAGAAGCATATCTTGGACTAATTATTTCCGCAGGCTAGTCAAAGACTATGAATATACCACATCTTCGTCAGTTGCATGGCTATATTTAGCAAATACCCAATTAATGTTACAACGAATATGTCTTAAAAACCAAACTTAA
- a CDS encoding alpha/beta hydrolase produces MKNKLPYLILLLLIVSPADAQITYWTDILNNGFKQATIVQPSDYEGSVTCTLVRKLTLEKSTKSVLYVHGFNDYFFQEEMADRYIKAGYNFYAVDLRKYGRSWLANQKMNNVRDLAEYFADIDTVLSIMKSEGSEKILLNGHSLGGLTLALYADERNGKELFDAIILNSPFFSLKIKSVVKKTIIPLIVKRAEKHPATSVDLEISKLYGESLHKDAQGEWAYNLSWKPIDIPAVNYGWIAAVSHGLTKLSQGLQINKPVLILHSAKSVDEKKWSEILFTGDAVLDVEEIKLQSKNIEGQFSIQAFEGGMHDLILSKKLVREEVYQTMFSWIKRNIK; encoded by the coding sequence ATGAAAAACAAACTCCCTTATTTAATCCTGCTGCTGTTAATTGTCAGCCCGGCTGATGCGCAAATAACTTACTGGACAGACATTTTAAATAATGGATTCAAACAAGCTACAATCGTTCAGCCTTCTGATTATGAAGGCAGTGTGACATGTACTTTGGTTAGAAAATTAACTCTCGAAAAAAGCACCAAATCGGTATTATATGTACACGGATTTAATGACTACTTTTTTCAGGAAGAAATGGCTGACCGTTATATAAAAGCCGGCTATAATTTCTATGCTGTAGATTTAAGAAAGTACGGGAGATCCTGGCTGGCAAACCAGAAAATGAACAATGTCAGAGACTTAGCTGAATATTTTGCTGACATTGATACCGTTCTGAGTATTATGAAAAGTGAAGGTTCAGAAAAAATACTGTTAAACGGGCATTCTCTGGGAGGCCTTACGCTCGCGCTTTATGCGGATGAAAGGAACGGGAAAGAATTATTTGATGCTATCATCCTGAACAGCCCATTTTTTAGTTTGAAAATAAAATCAGTTGTTAAAAAAACAATCATACCCTTAATTGTTAAAAGAGCAGAAAAACATCCTGCAACTTCGGTTGACCTTGAAATAAGTAAGTTGTATGGAGAAAGTTTGCATAAAGATGCACAAGGCGAATGGGCATACAACCTGAGCTGGAAACCAATTGACATTCCTGCGGTAAATTATGGCTGGATTGCGGCAGTTAGTCATGGATTGACAAAGCTTTCTCAGGGTTTGCAGATCAATAAACCTGTTTTGATATTACATTCCGCCAAATCCGTTGATGAAAAAAAATGGAGTGAGATCCTGTTTACAGGCGATGCTGTTCTGGATGTGGAAGAAATTAAATTGCAGTCGAAAAATATTGAAGGTCAGTTTAGTATACAGGCATTTGAAGGTGGTATGCACGATCTGATTTTATCCAAAAAACTTGTGAGAGAGGAAGTTTACCAAACGATGTTCAGCTGGATTAAACGGAATATCAAATAG
- a CDS encoding response regulator transcription factor, which translates to MKLLLIEDEKALATSIQNYFQRENFICEWASDYEAAIEKINIYRYDCVLVDIMLPDGDGLNAVRELKRKYPETGIIIISAKNSLDDRIVGLNLGSDDYLTKPFHLSELNARVQAVIRRRSFQGNQQINFGKISIEPQEHTVNVENQEVILTRKEYDLLIYLIANKNRVLTKESIAEHLWGDDADLMDNFDFIYTHIKNLRKKLMDKGAPDYLKSIYGVGYKFSES; encoded by the coding sequence ATGAAGCTATTACTCATAGAAGACGAAAAAGCGTTGGCGACAAGTATCCAGAATTATTTCCAGCGTGAAAATTTCATATGTGAATGGGCATCTGATTATGAGGCTGCTATCGAGAAAATCAACATTTACAGATATGATTGTGTGCTCGTAGATATTATGCTTCCTGATGGCGATGGATTGAATGCAGTTCGCGAACTGAAACGAAAATATCCTGAAACCGGCATCATTATTATTTCAGCTAAAAATTCGCTGGATGACAGAATTGTTGGTTTAAACCTCGGTTCGGACGATTATCTGACCAAACCATTTCATCTTTCGGAGCTGAATGCACGGGTTCAGGCTGTGATACGAAGGAGAAGTTTTCAGGGAAACCAACAGATAAATTTTGGCAAAATAAGTATTGAACCACAGGAACATACCGTCAATGTGGAAAATCAGGAAGTCATTCTGACACGAAAAGAATATGATTTGCTCATTTATCTGATTGCAAACAAAAACCGTGTACTAACCAAGGAATCAATTGCCGAACACCTTTGGGGAGATGACGCAGATTTAATGGATAATTTCGATTTTATATACACACATATTAAAAACCTGAGAAAAAAACTAATGGATAAAGGTGCACCGGATTATCTGAAATCAATTTATGGAGTGGGTTATAAATTCAGTGAATCATGA